A DNA window from Ranitomeya imitator isolate aRanImi1 chromosome 2, aRanImi1.pri, whole genome shotgun sequence contains the following coding sequences:
- the LOC138667428 gene encoding formyl peptide receptor 2-like, which yields MSPGEYDEIDYDKILEKTSMTLYSIVSALGIIGNGLVIWIAGFRMKNTISAMWFLHLAIADFLCCSSLPLRIADWATLPLDSPHFARCIVNIFLFNVNMIASVLLLTAMSTDRWVSVMWPFWAKVHRSRNLVRITAAIIWGLSVIVAGALYCVYDYHVGDLGEWCRYYYYRFPYNPELHETTQWIRFIIMCVIPFLIIVASYVTIFCKLRKSKRSQRSQRSSRIITAVISCFFICWFPYYIWPLIYLYYRDYIISYCGDYIIINYWYRMTFHIVQTITTSLACLNSCLNPIIYVFLTADFQHGFLRSIPSRLERAFGDHPNDLSRERGDTGDTRPTAV from the coding sequence GTCACCTGGCGAATACGATGAGATAGATTATGATAAGATTCTAGAGAAGACGTCCATGACATTATACAGCATTGTTTCTGCTCTCGGGATTATCGGTAATGGATTAGTCATCTGGATTGCCGGATTCAGGATGAAGAACACAATCAGTGCCATGTGGTTCCTCCACCTGGCCATCGCGGACTTCCTGTGCTGCTCATCTCTCCCCCTGAGAATTGCTGACTGGGCTACACTTCCCTTAGACTCCCCACATTTTGCACGTTGTATAGTGAACATTTTTCTGTTTAATGTGAACATGATCGCCAGTGTTCTCCTCCTGACGGCCATGAGTACTGACCGCTGGGTGTCCGTCATGTGGCCATTCTGGGCCAAAGTCCATAGATCTCGTAACCTGGTGAGAATCACTGCAGCGATCATCTGGGGGCTGAGCGTCATTGTGGCCGGTGCTCTGTATTGTGTATATGACTACCATGTAGGTGATCTAGGTGAATGGTGTCGATATTATTATTACAGATTTCCTTATAACCCAGAGTTACATGAGACCACTCAGTGGATCAGATTCATTATAATGTGTGTGATCCCGTTTCTCATCATCGTCGCCTCTTATGTCACCATTTTCTGCAAACTTAGAAAAAGTAAGAGATCCCAGAGATCTCAGAGATCctccaggatcatcaccgctgttaTATCGTGTTTCTTTATCTGCTGGTTTCCGTATTACATCTGGCCACTAATATACTTGTATTACAGAGATTACATCATATCCTATTGTGGAGATTACATAATAATCAATTATTGGTATCGCATGACATTCCATATAGTACAAACTATCACTACCAGTCTGGCTTGTCTGAACAGCTGCCTGAATCCGATCATTTATGTGTTTCTGACAGCGGATTTCCAACACGGTTTCCTCAGATCCATCCCCTCCAGGCTAGAAAGAGCCTTCGGTGACCATCCTAATGACCTGAGCAGAGAGCGAGGAGACACAGGAGACACTCGCCCTACTGCTGTCTAA